The window cctgaaatattaaaaaaaacgacTAGCTTCAtggactttttcattttgtaacaCGAACAATAAATATTTGGGAAATTGTAatgaatgactattttagtaataataattaaggatatagcaatattttaaaaaaattgtaaatatagcaaaactatcactgatagacttgtatcgctgatagacttcatatgatATATCAGTGATgaaccaatatttgcaacatgatctatcagtgatagacttatatcattgatagaatttgacaaattttgctatatttgcaaatttttttaaattgtgctatatacttaattaatttaaatttaattgctaaatttgcaactacccctaaatattttaccgatttgttatatttatgaaaattaacctaataattataatatatattaagtgttaccatttataatatttttattctaataaaaacgCTAAATTTAGTCTTATTGTTccttaaataaatatcatattctttaaaaatatgcaATATTATCCTGatgattttttcataaatgtttcaaaCCTACGTTGAAgtgaaaatttgttatgatgtAATTTAAATCGTCGGTGATAAAAACGAAAATTGGAACCCTAATACCAACAAAGTTTACACAAACCCATATTATTCAAAGTCCCACAATTTCCTCCATGAAAAATTCTTGAACTTTTCATActtgaagaataaaatatagtGAAAGAGATAGAAATGGACAGCCTCTCTGGCTATAAATACATATCCCCATCAAGTGTTCTCTTCATAGGCATTtttgcaaacaaaaaattcataaagaaTTCAAACAATTAGAAATGGCCAAGGTTGTGGGCAACTCTGCCAAGATGATTGTTGCTTTGCTTTTCCTTTTGGCTCTCATGCTTTCCATGAATGGTAATTAACAAAGCACATAAGAAATtgtatagaaagaaaattattttatgaaccAGTTacatgatttttgtttttttttgtttttttttcacatcaGAAAAGCAAGGGGTGGTGGAGGCAAAGGTGTGCGAGAGGCGAAGCAAGACGTGGTCGGGATGGTGCGGGAACACGAAGCATTGCGATAGGCAATGCAAGAATTGGGAAGGTGCGACACATGGAGCTT of the Cucumis sativus cultivar 9930 chromosome 3, Cucumber_9930_V3, whole genome shotgun sequence genome contains:
- the LOC101217065 gene encoding defensin-like protein 1, with protein sequence MAKVVGNSAKMIVALLFLLALMLSMNEKQGVVEAKVCERRSKTWSGWCGNTKHCDRQCKNWEGATHGACHAQFPGRACFCYFNC